aaccttcaaattttgcccaaaattcttcaacttttgccccaaaaccttcaaattttgcccaaaaaccttcaacttttgcccaaaaaccttcatagTTTGTCTGAAAACctcaattttttgccccaaaacctccatattttgtccaaaaaaattgctatgtttttaaatttttttttgcccccggtgaaaaaaaccCTAGTTCCGCCACTGCAGTTCCCAGACCATCTTCTGATTGTTGAAGTTACTATATATAGTAAGAATGCGTTGATATAGCCACGGATGCACATTAGATTTGGGCAAAAGAAGCCACAAATAAGTGATATCGAAAAAAAGATGCTTGAAGTTTCTATTGACATCACCTTAACATGCATAGGATGCCCAACTCTATTGAAAGGATGAGGTATCGCATCATGAAGAATTCCCAAATGTTTCAACCTCAACCACGTTTTCTGTTAGACAATAACAAATGAGAAATTAATTACTCAAAGAAGTGTCAAAAAAGCAGGGCTGAAACTCAAGGAAAAAAAgtcaatttaaaaatatgaaatttagcTATATATAAAAAAGCTTCTTTATGTAAAATTTTCCAAAAAGTTTTTTTTCTTCTGTAAAAACAGTTCTCCCTTCCAGAACTTAGTAACGAATAAGGTGATGTTTATTACCTGTGAAAAACAGAGAATGTATTTAGAAGCCCAGATTCCACAAGTAGCAGTTTTTACTCTATCGATGGTTGGAAAAATGATTCTAATTGATGGATTTCTTAATTCTTGACTTGCACTCCAGCAGCCCCACTGACATAGAGAATAATAATGAATCGTTAAGCCCGTCAGTATGAAAATCATTTTTCAGGTATACATAAACATACTCTGCAATTTCAAGATTGTTCACGCTTACATCCGGATCAGACTCTTCTGATTCAGACAACTGCAAAGATCGCTTTCCGGTTGCAGCTGAAAATGCAGCTAGAAATGGTGCATTGATAGCCCCAACAGAAGAAGAACCTTTAACGAGAACAAAACAGCAAAATGGCTTACtagttaattaatataataatcccGTATTAAACTAAATGTACAAGTCCATGAGAAAACCAaaatatagaaatagaaataaataataaaataaagattCAATTGCATATACTGACCAAAAGTGAAGTCCGTTTCCCAGTGCTCGGGCCATTTGTAGTGACCCAGAATCTAGAATAACATACAAGAAATATAATTGTGTGAGGATAGATAACATTAATGAGAATTTCAAGCCTATATTAAATTGGATAACCACAAATAACAAGTTAGGAAATATTACCTCATTAAGCCGCCACAGACCACAACACCTCTGAATTGAGGCAACAAGAGAGCACATAGCAGAAGCAAGAGCTGGTGAGCCAAGTTTTGATATGTTCATAAAATTAGGACCCTGCAAAAAACGGGATCAGAAGACTAACAAGAATTAGAAGCATGACTATGTTATGTTCTGTTAATTAAAGCATAATTGGCATTAAAGATCAGGGGTGTAGTAAGCTTTAACACAAACATGCCTGGTATACGTATAGAATGAGGTGAACTTTGTTGTTGCTTCCTTCTAAAGCACATGCAAGCACTTCTTTTGGATGGATATATGCAGAAAAGGCAAACCAACCCGCATCTGACAATGGGGCAACCCATTTTGCAACATCTCTAGGTAAAAACCCAATTTGAATGCAACCTATATCAAGAAGTAATAcaatgtttaatatataataaaatagaAATCTACTTTTGATAGTGAAAGATAAATTTGTCCATCAGACTTGTACTAAGTTGAGCAAATATAAGAAACCACATAAATTTAAGTACTTCATAACACTACCCCTTCCACTTGTAAACTAATGTACAGTACCAAAAAAATCATATTATCGGGCTAAAACTCGTTAAAGGGGCACAATATACAGACTTGAAATATTGATAGAGTCTACCTACCTCCATCAAGAAATTGGTCTGACTCAGATACATTAACAGTTACAGCATTTGCATCAGCTGCTATATTCATATTTCTCCTTAAAATGACCTCCAACAACCCATATGCATTATTGACATGACACTTTCCAAGAACACGTGCCAATTTCTTTAACAATGCTCCGTTTGAATCTGCTGATGTTCGAAAAAGATGGCTAATTCCAACAGCTGAAGCTTCAACAGTGCCAAGTAGCGTACATCTTAAGGATCGTGACAAGACACAGTCACcctgaaaataaaaatataaactttgttACCTAAATTCAAGATCATAATACTTAAAATCATAAGATGAAACGTCATCAAGTATATATATCAAGTCAGTCAGGTACAAAATCAATGCATTGATTAATAGGTCATATAGGAATGGTATTGGTGATTGTATCGATTTTGATTTTTATTGGTATAGAGATGAAATATGGTGTATATTTAGATTTTATGCTTTCTAGATTGTTAGGAAAGTGTAATAGTGTTTCGGATGTTCCACTAAATAACATCCCCCCATGTATTCATTTTTATTTGGTTGATATAAAATTTTCCGGGGTACCGTccccttttccaaaaaaaaaaatcaatgcaTTGATATACAAAGACACATACACGCAAATAGAGAAACTTACAGTTAGATAATGAAGGGAATCTGATATGTAAGGATGTTTTGTTGAATAAATTCCAGGTACCGATGTAACCAGATGTCCAGCAGCATTACTAAAGTCAAACTTTGCTAACTCCAATATCCAATGAGACTGATCAGGTGCACCGACTAAAAGAGTTGCCATGAAACCAGCAAGCTGAGCAGCAAAATCTGATTTTGAATTTGTATTTACTTCTTCACCAGATGATTGGGTAAAAAGTGATGTATAATCAGGCACACTCCTACGAGGAAAATCTTGCCACCAAACAGTATTCGTCACTCGTAACCACTGCATTATTAGATTCTCAAGTTTCAGGAAAATGCAATTGTCATTAAGGGTAAATAAGAAATTCTAACTGTGACCTAAGGGACACTGTTTTGTGTTTATACCTTTGTCATAAAAGTGGTATATTTACATAAACATTAACCTTTGTGGGGCTTGCTGTCATATGTTGTTTCTTTAACAAATATCATCAATGCAAACATGGTGATAGTTGAGATGAAATAAGAAAATGAATTTCACTCGTAAACTGTCATCAAGGATAGAAAAACTTCTGATTGTAACCTAAGGGATACTGTTTCGTGTTCATACCTTATGAGAAAGTGATAATTTTACATAAAGGGTTTTTTGGGGCTCCTTGGCATATTAAATTGGTTTAACAAAATTTAACAACGAAAACATGGTGATAGTTGAGATGACAAATGTCAAACATGCTACAAAATGAAATGAAACATATGACTCAGTTATTAACTGATAGGCACTTTTAGTATGTTGACTTTTAATATCATTCAAATGATAGAACGGATTACCCATTACAGCCGGACACTCATACTTGTTCTAATTCCTAAAAAGACAGATGAGTGTAATCAGTGTTGtggagatctcgtttttagaaggcaaccgagatgttcatctcccgagatttctcgatcAATGGGGTCatacttagtcaaagccacgatttctcgaattttcttgctaatttgtaagattttcttgtaaaattcgtaatttctaagattttctcgctcatttatcGGATATttatgtaaaatctcgtaaaaacgtatataaatatacatatatttatgtttttatgtatatttttattaaaaaaaaactataaagtcaacatccgagattattccgagatgccgagatctccttcaaaaagtccaaacgagatctcccagagatccgaattctccaaccttgagtGTAATGATGAGCATCCTTTATTAATCACACGTGAAAtttctaaaaaataaaattaaatatgcaAATCatgtcttcaaaaatcatgttgatGGTAGCCATGTGAATAGTAAAAAAAATCACCTGTTTGGCCACAAGATTAGCAGAAGTGATGATGACGCGGATACTATCATCTCTTTGCAGAACAAACAACTTTGGATGATGGCAAGCAATGCCAAATTTCTTCCTGTCCTTACTGAAGGATATAACTTCAGGAAATTGAGGGTATCTAACATCAGAAAGTAGTATATGTTATAAAATAACATAATAAAAATTCATGCCCAACAAGTCATAGTTATCAACTTCTTCAACTTACATAACAACTAAGTTCGGGTAATCTGAATAAGGCACAAGGGTTCTTTTGTCAGGGCTTGAACTCCAACACCTCTCAGCATTATGGCAAGCTATTGATACTGGCAGATGAGTAGGAATGTCACAGTATGATATAAACCTACGAACAtaaaacccttcaaacttttgatttATACATGGTGCTAACCATAACAATAGTAATTTAATAAGTTTAGAAATTTAAAGGACTTACCATGGTATATCACTTGTGAAGGTGGCAATGAAAACCCGTTTGAGAGTTTCAACGGGATAAAGAAGCTCTGGTAACGTGACATTAACCTCACCTGATTGACCATCACCCATAAAATGTAGACGGTTCAGATAGAACTTATTGCCAGGTGGAGGAACACAAACACCCCTCTTCTTTGGTTTCAAAATTTGATCCGAATGAAATTTTTTATCTTCAGAATTATATGTATCACTATGTTTATCATTATAAACAGATTCCCCTAAAGGGACTGTAGCATTTACTGGTTGTTGTAAACCCCCACCAATAACATTACAATCTAGTAACTTACAGTTGGACTCTGATGCTATACAATTGAGTCCAAAAGATGTATGTACATTCAAGTGTTCCGTATTAGACAAACAAACTGTCGTCTTATTATTATCAATGGCTAAGCCCTCACTAGAATTCAAAGAATTTTTCAAACACGAATTACTTATAACTCTATTTCTACTAGAACATTTGGCCTGTAACTTATAAGGGTTAACAAGACACTCTCTAATATACAAAACAGGATCCTCATTAGATAGTATCTCTCTACACTTACTCAAAAGCATACCAGCGTTCGTAACTTTATCACCATCAAATTCATCAATAATATTATCAGAAAAAAATAGAAAATTATTATCCACATTCGATAAATGTCTACGTATAACTTCCTCTGTGATTACAATTCTTTCAACAACAAACCCAATTCGAACACCACTGCTTGCACAACCAACATCATTTCCACAAGCAAACAAAACTTCATTACCTGCACATAATTCCTTAATTTCACCATTTCTAACTTTAACACCATCAACAAACACACCATTCAATGAAACCCTAGATTTACAATATCCATCAATAACACATATTTTCTTATTATCTGCATCAAAGTAAATTCGACA
This window of the Rutidosis leptorrhynchoides isolate AG116_Rl617_1_P2 chromosome 7, CSIRO_AGI_Rlap_v1, whole genome shotgun sequence genome carries:
- the LOC139858981 gene encoding uncharacterized protein gives rise to the protein MAPVQRDYITMSASSNNSVPVSISPSAARRARQPRLRDPVNYYMATITHMTRAYTNETRIDALSDCMRVLPHTEVMDEIRADMDRFVSFKHDVEFETRKHNREVNAKFEALESMVRGLQTELEEIMPPRESNETRMQCLISEGIAAAMAANVNATMNNNNQGHIAKDCTVVMSGTATPAAGGSNSIGNNGGNDNGKLRNGGNPRVCYECDNLNHFIYTYQNFQYTLISKSTTSPVNLIHLQPHKHYTIGRDNRSCNLVFDHRQVSKKHCRIYFDADNKKICVIDGYCKSRVSLNGVFVDGVKVRNGEIKELCAGNEVLFACGNDVGCASSGVRIGFVVERIVITEEVIRRHLSNVDNNFLFFSDNIIDEFDGDKVTNAGMLLSKCREILSNEDPVLYIRECLVNPYKLQAKCSSRNRVISNSCLKNSLNSSEGLAIDNNKTTVCLSNTEHLNVHTSFGLNCIASESNCKLLDCNVIGGGLQQPVNATVPLGESVYNDKHSDTYNSEDKKFHSDQILKPKKRGVCVPPPGNKFYLNRLHFMGDGQSGEVNVTLPELLYPVETLKRVFIATFTSDIPWFISYCDIPTHLPVSIACHNAERCWSSSPDKRTLVPYSDYPNLVVIYPQFPEVISFSKDRKKFGIACHHPKLFVLQRDDSIRVIITSANLVAKQWLRVTNTVWWQDFPRRSVPDYTSLFTQSSGEEVNTNSKSDFAAQLAGFMATLLVGAPDQSHWILELAKFDFSNAAGHLVTSVPGIYSTKHPYISDSLHYLTGDCVLSRSLRCTLLGTVEASAVGISHLFRTSADSNGALLKKLARVLGKCHVNNAYGLLEVILRRNMNIAADANAVTVNVSESDQFLDGGCIQIGFLPRDVAKWVAPLSDAGWFAFSAYIHPKEVLACALEGSNNKVHLILYVYQGPNFMNISKLGSPALASAMCSLVASIQRCCGLWRLNEILGHYKWPEHWETDFTFGSSSVGAINAPFLAAFSAATGKRSLQLSESEESDPDWGCWSASQELRNPSIRIIFPTIDRVKTATCGIWASKYILCFSQKTWLRLKHLGILHDAIPHPFNRVGHPMHVKVARRRFQSRTDSSSSSFGWVYCGSHNFSAAAWGRPIHTSLGSMSNGSKSVLGSRLHICNYELGIIFIVPPTQVKDYSNKKHPNLDDIILPFVVPAPRYRCSDTPATKYAMSKACMELAEQEREKNVEPIDDEEEIPDEEEEVLEVPNVVTEEIQDEKAYAEQLWGAS